The sequence GGCAGCGCTGCCACGATCAAAGGAATGCCCCCTCCGATCACTCATGAGAGGATCGACCGGGCGGTAAGCAAGGCAGGGCTCAGCGAGGCATCAGCGCTTGAGAAGAATTTATCGTTCCTCGCAACCACGGCGAGCGCGACTCCCTTCATCGGTCTGTTTGGAACGGTCTGGGGAATCATCAACGCATTTGAATCGATCGGCGCGGCGCGCAGCACCGACCTTTCCATTGTTGCCCCCGGGATCGCCGAGGCATTGATTGCCACCGCCATGGGTCTGGCTGCTGCCATACCTGCAGTTATCGGATACAACTATTTCATCCACAAAATCCGCGACCTGACATCGGAAATGGAAGAATTTTCGATCGAACTTCAGAACTTTGTAGAGAGCCAGCACTTAGTGGTCAAGTAATCATGGCTTTTTCGGCAGGAAGAAAATTCGGAGCCGCGATGGCTGAGATCAACGTCACTCCGCTTGTCGACGTTGTTCTTGTTTTGCTTATCATATTTATGGTGACAGCTCCCTTGATGCAGAGAGGAATTGATGTCGATTTACCCCGCACGGTTACACAATCCGCAGATCAAGAAGAGCGAATCGTCGTTTCAGTTAGTAAGGAGGGAAAGATTTTTATCGGAGATGTACAGATTCAGATCGAAGATCTGAGCGATCACCTTCGACGTCGTGTCGCTCTCACGGAGAATCCGAAAGCCATTTTCTTGCGTGGCGATAAGACTCTTCGTTATGAAATCATCATGCAGGTGATGGATGAGATGAAACGCTCGGGCGTTCCCACGATCGGTCTCGTTACAGAACCAGCTCGTGAAAAGAAGAAATCTGCAGGCGGGACGCCCGCGGTACAAAGAAAATGAACTATAAGAATTCACAACTGCGCCAGGGCAAACAGGCGAGTCTGCCAATCATGATTTTTGTCTCGATGTTTGGTCATGCGCTGGCAATGCTCATTTTCATCATTGCTCCAGGCTTAATTTCCAGCGGAGACCCCGAGCCGTACGGAGGGGGACCAGGCGGTAATGTGATGTGGGTTTCCAGTTCAGCGATTGGACAACAGGGAAAAATCTCGCAAAAGGAATTAACGCAGGATGAGCCTGCACCTGCCGATCGCATCAAGAAATTAACTGCAGAGGAAGAAGTACCACCTCCTTCGAAACTTGAGTTTCCAGATGAAACAAAGGAAAAGCCCAAGGATGAACCGAAAGCCAAAGAAACTATGAATGTGCCGCTTAAGGACCGAAAAAAGGAAGGCGAATTCGGGAGAGGAACCGATAAGCGGGAAGATGCAGGCAAGTCGGGCACTAAGGGCCTTGGAAAATCGGGAGTTGGTATCGGAATGGGAGGCCCGGGGGATGGCGGCACAGGAACAGGTATTCCCTTTCCCTATCAATGGTATCTTGATATCGTTTTCACGAAAATCGAATTGGCCTGGCGAAAACCCTATTTGGGAGAGAATAACCAACAGCAATACATCACAGTAGTTTATTTCATCATCAAAAGGAATGGCCAGGTTAGAGAGGTGAAGGTGCAGGAAACGAGCGGACTTGTAACAGTGGATCGATCCTGCGAAAGC is a genomic window of bacterium containing:
- a CDS encoding biopolymer transporter ExbD; the encoded protein is MAFSAGRKFGAAMAEINVTPLVDVVLVLLIIFMVTAPLMQRGIDVDLPRTVTQSADQEERIVVSVSKEGKIFIGDVQIQIEDLSDHLRRRVALTENPKAIFLRGDKTLRYEIIMQVMDEMKRSGVPTIGLVTEPAREKKKSAGGTPAVQRK
- a CDS encoding TonB C-terminal domain-containing protein, yielding MNYKNSQLRQGKQASLPIMIFVSMFGHALAMLIFIIAPGLISSGDPEPYGGGPGGNVMWVSSSAIGQQGKISQKELTQDEPAPADRIKKLTAEEEVPPPSKLEFPDETKEKPKDEPKAKETMNVPLKDRKKEGEFGRGTDKREDAGKSGTKGLGKSGVGIGMGGPGDGGTGTGIPFPYQWYLDIVFTKIELAWRKPYLGENNQQQYITVVYFIIKRNGQVREVKVQETSGLVTVDRSCESAILGAVPFPPLPTQFTEPELPLRVTFQTGAN
- a CDS encoding MotA/TolQ/ExbB proton channel family protein; its protein translation is GSAATIKGMPPPITHERIDRAVSKAGLSEASALEKNLSFLATTASATPFIGLFGTVWGIINAFESIGAARSTDLSIVAPGIAEALIATAMGLAAAIPAVIGYNYFIHKIRDLTSEMEEFSIELQNFVESQHLVVK